In Venenivibrio stagnispumantis, a genomic segment contains:
- a CDS encoding ABC transporter permease, translating to MKKRFLISSLKIVFRIFSEYKVRSALAILGITFGTFALILMISISNSLTEKINQEATKLGENIILVKAGEVRVFRGQERALTTANTLKLEEAYIIKNRIEHIKNLAPAYTLNYPVRYKDKIINTTIIGTTTEYPVIRNIKVKEGRFFNLEEMQRGEKVIVIGSKIAEKFFKNENPIGKTILIFRVPVKVIGVMEEKGADITGNDQDILIYTPIKTAMRRLANVDYINTIYIQADSKESINIVKNQIKLLLRKLHHINPSDKDDFTVISMEDVIKMQTQALKIFKLLGVISAGVSFLIGAIGILSIMILIVNQRKQEIGIRRAVGATRNNILTQFILESGIIALIGGVFGAFLGVLITSIVFLLFKLPFIIVVDVIIFATISSVILGFVAGIYPAIKASKITPLEALR from the coding sequence ATGAAAAAAAGATTTCTAATAAGCAGTTTAAAAATAGTTTTTAGGATATTTTCAGAATACAAAGTAAGGTCTGCTTTGGCTATACTTGGGATAACATTTGGAACATTTGCTTTAATATTAATGATTAGCATATCTAACTCTTTAACTGAAAAGATAAATCAAGAAGCTACAAAGCTCGGAGAAAATATTATTTTGGTAAAAGCCGGAGAAGTAAGAGTATTTAGAGGGCAAGAAAGAGCATTAACAACTGCCAACACTTTAAAATTAGAAGAAGCTTATATAATAAAAAACCGGATAGAACATATAAAAAATTTAGCACCTGCCTATACATTAAATTATCCGGTTAGATATAAAGATAAAATAATTAATACAACAATAATAGGCACAACAACAGAATATCCGGTTATTAGAAATATAAAAGTAAAAGAAGGTAGATTTTTTAATCTTGAAGAGATGCAAAGGGGAGAAAAGGTTATTGTTATAGGTTCTAAGATTGCAGAAAAATTTTTTAAAAATGAAAATCCTATTGGAAAAACTATACTGATTTTTAGAGTGCCTGTTAAAGTAATAGGAGTAATGGAAGAAAAGGGAGCAGATATTACCGGAAACGACCAAGATATTTTAATATATACACCTATAAAAACTGCTATGAGAAGATTGGCAAATGTAGATTATATTAACACTATCTATATTCAGGCCGATTCCAAAGAAAGTATAAATATTGTTAAAAATCAAATAAAATTATTACTGCGAAAATTACATCATATAAATCCTTCTGATAAAGATGATTTTACTGTTATATCTATGGAAGATGTGATAAAAATGCAAACTCAAGCTCTCAAAATATTTAAATTACTTGGTGTAATTTCTGCCGGTGTATCATTTTTAATAGGTGCAATAGGAATATTATCAATAATGATATTAATAGTAAATCAAAGAAAACAGGAAATAGGAATAAGAAGGGCTGTTGGTGCTACAAGAAATAATATACTAACCCAGTTTATATTAGAATCTGGAATAATTGCACTAATTGGTGGAGTATTTGGAGCATTTTTGGGAGTTTTGATTACTTCTATTGTATTTTTATTGTTTAAATTACCATTTATAATAGTTGTAGATGTTATAATTTTTGCAACAATTAGTTCTGTTATTCTTGGATTTGTAGCAGGTATTTATCCAGCAATTAAAGCATCAAAAATAACACCACTTGAAGCTTTAAGATAA
- a CDS encoding ABC transporter permease, with protein MKIFKDSLKAVISFKIRTFFSILAISIGIASLSIIVASVEGAYGKAYEIVNKFGPDSMMIFGGSQEITSLRQRQKTITLEIYQDITQKFPEIKLSMPLIFIPNVKLSYQDKKHNTRLIGASEKFSEIWSWNIDEGRLFSKEEIDTKANVCIIGKTVKKELFSNEEAVGKYITLNNLVCKVIGVLSERGSTPTGEDLDDRVMMPYTTIMSKINHDNKYIDGIRLKLYKDVDVGDLTKKIEQYFKQKNIDVFILTPQEILNFLLQLTGSLVLFLGLSSTISLTIGGFVLANLFLLSVNERTHEIGIRRAVGATKRDILKHFIYEALIITFIASIIGFLIGFGGSKLLVKIIEFPVKFSWISFIFAVIVSLIVGIVAVLNPALKASRINPMEAIKS; from the coding sequence ATGAAAATATTTAAAGATTCTTTAAAAGCTGTAATATCCTTTAAAATAAGAACATTTTTCTCCATTTTAGCCATATCTATTGGTATAGCTTCTCTTTCTATTATTGTTGCTTCTGTTGAAGGAGCTTATGGCAAAGCTTATGAAATTGTAAATAAATTTGGTCCAGATAGTATGATGATTTTTGGTGGCTCTCAAGAAATAACTTCTTTAAGACAAAGACAAAAAACAATAACCCTTGAAATTTATCAAGATATAACCCAAAAATTTCCGGAAATAAAATTATCAATGCCACTTATATTTATACCTAATGTAAAACTATCTTATCAAGATAAAAAACATAATACAAGATTAATAGGTGCTTCTGAAAAATTTAGTGAGATTTGGTCTTGGAATATAGATGAAGGAAGATTATTCAGTAAAGAAGAGATAGATACAAAAGCAAATGTATGTATAATAGGAAAAACTGTAAAAAAAGAGTTGTTCTCAAATGAAGAAGCTGTTGGTAAATATATAACATTAAATAATCTTGTTTGCAAAGTTATAGGAGTTCTCTCTGAAAGAGGAAGCACACCTACCGGTGAGGATTTAGATGATAGGGTTATGATGCCTTACACAACAATTATGTCAAAAATAAATCATGATAATAAATATATTGATGGAATAAGATTAAAGCTATATAAAGATGTAGATGTTGGAGATTTAACAAAAAAGATAGAGCAGTATTTTAAACAAAAAAATATAGATGTTTTTATTCTTACACCTCAGGAAATTTTAAATTTTCTACTTCAACTTACCGGTTCTTTGGTTTTATTCCTTGGTCTATCTTCTACTATATCTTTAACTATTGGTGGATTTGTCCTTGCTAATTTATTTTTATTATCTGTAAATGAAAGAACCCATGAAATTGGAATAAGAAGGGCTGTTGGTGCTACAAAAAGGGATATTTTGAAGCATTTTATATATGAGGCTCTGATAATAACATTTATAGCTTCTATAATTGGATTTTTGATAGGTTTTGGAGGCTCTAAACTCTTAGTAAAAATAATAGAATTTCCGGTTAAATTCTCATGGATATCCTTTATTTTTGCAGTTATTGTATCATTAATAGTTGGTATAGTTGCAGTTTTAAATCCAGCATTAAAAGCATCAAGAATAAATCCTATGGAAGCTATTAAATCATGA